One Peromyscus leucopus breed LL Stock chromosome 20, UCI_PerLeu_2.1, whole genome shotgun sequence genomic window, GGCACGCTCGTCCCCTCCAGCTCCATCCCTGCCCCCCGGCTCTGGCAGCCCTGGCACTCCCCAAGCTCTGCCACGCCGTCTGGTGGGCACCAGCCTCCGGGCCCCCACGGTGCCTCCCCCGTTACCCCCCGTTCCTCCGCAGCCTGCCCGGCGCCAGAGCCGGCGTTTACCAGCCTCCCCGAGCCCGGCTTCCCCTGGCCCCGTCACTTCCAGCGCGCCTGCGCAGGTGGACCAGGGAGTCGGGGCAGAGGACAGAGGCGGCCCTGAGGCTGTAGGTGGGCACGCCACTCCTCCAATGCTGCCACCCCAGCCCCGGCCCAGGGGCCTCACCTCAGAGACGGATTGAGCAGGCCCTCCTGCCTGTCCAGTTCtcagtgtcccctccctccccttcttgtCCTCCCGGGACAGCCCTTGCCCTGTGCCTAGGTGCCTGCTGGGTCGGCCCCCATGGCTAGCAGGGCTCAGGCCAGCCCTCTACTTTCTGACCTTTGCCTCTTCCACTTGAGCTTGGGGGGCTCCCACCTGACTCCCCACTCTCTGGCAGGGTCTCAAGGGAGCTACCAGAAGGAAGGATGGACTTGCCCATACCCACagcccttttatttttctcttgccaATGTATTTTTGTAAGGctcataaataaattatttttagcaaAACTGGAGCGGCTGGCCAAACGATAGTGTCCTCCCCTGGAGAGACAGAATCTGCTGCCCTAAGGAGGGATGGGGACATAGtttctgcctccttcctttctcctggtcTGGGGTATAAGAACCATGTGCTTGGCACTTTCTCAAAGCTGCTGATCTGAATATGGCTCCCGTCTAAAAGTTTCTCATTGGCTGGCTcggcagttcagagcactggctgttcttccagaggacctgagttcaattcccagcaaccccttggaggctcacaaccatctgtaatgagatctggcgccctcttctggcctgcaggtgtacatgaaGACACAGCAttcaagttataaaaaaaaaaaagtttcccatCAAGGTAATAGCGCCACCTGCAGGTATCGAGGCCAGTCAGCAGGGACCGAGGTCACAGCCAGCAAAGCCTGGGCCTGAGATGAAATATGTGAGGTTAGCTCCGAAGCCTGGGCGCCTTCTGTCCACCAGGACAGTTTACTCAACGTCATAAGTTCGTGGGTTCCTCTGAGACAGTCTGGAAATTCCACCCTATGTGTTCTGAAGAGCAAAGCACCCgtgggcacacacatatacacacacaccattcccagGAGCAGGGATGGATCTTCCCAGGACTCTGGGTAACACCCTGTTCAGGTGTCCTGGGAATGATGGACAGGCAGGAATGACAATGGATGGACCTGGAAGCCCAATTTAGTAGACTCATTAGAGGTGGGGTCTCCTGGAAGTGACAGGTGAAGCCATCCTAACACTGGCCCCGTGAAAATGATGAAGGAGAAGGTAGGAACCTTCCGGGCGGAGGAAATTGCTTACATAAGGCACAGGGAACACAAGCCAGTTGGGCCTCAAAGGCATGGTTTTCCCCTGGTCTCAACTTCAATTTCTCTGGACAGCCACAGCTCTGCTTAGAACCACAGATTTATGACATTCCTGGTCCCACACTTTGAATTACTCTGGTAATTCAAAGGCTCACCAGATTAGAAGGGCAGCTAATCAAATAATGGCCCTGGCAACCAAAATAATGCCCAGGAGAGGccccacaaaaccaaacaaaaaaaccaataaaatcagATCTCTGGGCTCCTTTCTTATATCCGGGCATTAGaattttttagcatttatttattgagtgtgtCTAGTGTGGATGCCTGTGTGGAGATCAGTAAACAGCTTGCAGGAGTATGTTCTCTCCACCGAGAGGGGCTGTCATCTGTTGAACCATCTCGCTGACCCTGCATCCGTGTTTTTAAAAGCATTCATCTAAAGCCATCGAACCGTGCACTAAGGATCACACACCTTACTAAATGTAAATGAtacaacaacaacgaaaaccaAGTTGCCCAGGGGACTCCACAGCCCGAGGACCTCAAGGAGCCCTGGCGTGGTCCAAGAGCCCAGATCCTAAGAAGACACGGGACATGTGGCCTCGCCGCACCCCGTCCACACGTTTCCCAGGACAGCTTAGGACCGGAGCATCAGTGGTTCCGAGGGCAACAAGCTCTGGCCCGAAGACGACATCTCTCAGCCTGTTTTCCTCCTAGCAACCAGTTGGCCTACGCTTCTCATTGGCTGCGAAGCACGCGGCGATTCGCTCCAGCCCCGGCTGGCTCTTCACGTCCCGCCCCTTTCTCCGAGCCCCTCCGGGAATCGGCTCGGGCCCTCGACCAGACTCGCGCCGCAATTGGCCGAGGCGTGCGGTCGTGGCCCCGCCCCCCAGGCCCTTCCCGCGCGCCCATTGGCTAGGGCCGGCCCGCGGCCGCGGAGGGAGCAGGGCGCGCGCGCGTGCGAGCGGCCAGCCGGCTGCATGGCGCGCTGCGAGCGGCTGCGCGGCGCGGCCCTGCGCGACGTGCTGGGCCAGGCGCAGGGCGTCCTGTTCGACTGCGACGGGGTGCTGTGGAACGGCGAGCGCACCGTGCCGGGCGCCCCGAGTTGCTGCAGCGGCTGGCGCGGGCGGGCAAGGCCACGCTGTTCGTGAGCAACAACAGCCGGCGCGCGCGGCCCGAGCTGGCGCTGCGATTCGCCCGCCTGGGCTTCGCGGGGCTGCGCGCCGAGCAGCTCTTCAGCTCTGCGTTGTGTGCCGCGCGCCTGCTCCGCCAGCGTCTGCCCGGGCCGCCCGACGCCCCGGGCGCGGTGTTCGTGCTGGGCGGCGAGGGGCTGCGCGCCGAGCTGCGCGCCGCGGGGCTGCGCCTGGCGGGGGACCCCGGCGAGGACTCGCGCGTGCGCGCCGTGCTCGTGGGCTACGACGAGCACTTCTCCTTCGCCCGGCTGAGCGAGGCGTGCGCGCACCTGCGCGACCCCGACTGCCTGCTCGTAGCCACCGATCGCGACCCCTGGCACCCGCTCAGCGACGGAAGCCGGACCCCCGGTGAGCGTGGGACTGGGCGCGGGGACACGTGCAGGGGTCCCGACGCGCGTCTCGTGAATTCCTGCAAACTGCCGCCCGTGAGAGGTGGTGGCCGAGGACCCGTTTGACAGACGAGCCAGCCGCGGCTCACTGTGGCTTAGGGAATTGCAGGTGGGGTCCGGGTCTGGAACGGggcctcctgggctttttttgtcaTTGGCCCCACCCGCTCTGCAGGTGGGTTTGTAGAAGCCGCCTGGAAGGATGATCCCAGGGGAGAGCTGGATCCGCACGTGCAAAGCAGGATGGAGGccgaggtggaggctggagggtcGTGGAGCTTGACCTCAGT contains:
- the LOC114694241 gene encoding LOW QUALITY PROTEIN: pyridoxal phosphate phosphatase (The sequence of the model RefSeq protein was modified relative to this genomic sequence to represent the inferred CDS: inserted 1 base in 1 codon), with the translated sequence MARCERLRGAALRDVLGQAQGVLFDCDGVLWNGERTVPGXPELLQRLARAGKATLFVSNNSRRARPELALRFARLGFAGLRAEQLFSSALCAARLLRQRLPGPPDAPGAVFVLGGEGLRAELRAAGLRLAGDPGEDSRVRAVLVGYDEHFSFARLSEACAHLRDPDCLLVATDRDPWHPLSDGSRTPGTGSLAAAVETASGRQALVVGKPSPYMFQCITEDFSVDPTRTLMVGDRLETDILFGHRCGMTTVLTLTGVSRLEEAQAYLAAGQHDLVPHYYVESIADLMEGLED